The following are from one region of the Mixophyes fleayi isolate aMixFle1 chromosome 7, aMixFle1.hap1, whole genome shotgun sequence genome:
- the REXO5 gene encoding RNA exonuclease 5: protein MSEDRALNQCKRPLNNEEKGTHSKKRRKEIKMNSVKTNEHKMKKVPRLSPALFCNNCEVHHGHLHQLLKYAVLGNEGSVAQARPPPPCDFIASLVGLNKEEIDSNHLHNSIQGPADQHCNFSPSPLHDAILRKYGHKRHGLTRYLLSEEEMRKNDYPFVGSSDTGNFVHFSCAGEPTDDSPLFGLDCEMCLTSKGDELTRVSLVDASGNSIMDELVKPDNPILNYKTRFSGITRKMLLPVKTKLKDVQHKLRRLLPPDAVLVGHSLHNDLQALQMIHPNVIDTSLLFARSFGRKFKLKFLTQAVLKREIQCDDAAGHNPSEDAAAALQLAQYFIEHGPEKVAQLNLEDIFIDAYNLQSPPAGSNNISESKLNGFTPPLHSEHPGLADSLEKEGRKIVYIAELESVKKNLIPPRLLKNIFCTSDEEVLEKASSVVPLSPVSIVKFQPGSIFSEFSVDTNEKVRCKFEEMMTVFARPFKSGMCLKSVKRHFQNCGPIHSLCIVSDAGQPYVCIKYSVLEAAQLAVDLLDGTYIDGCCITVQRLISSRTPDFEAILKEMEEDPENKDTIYVAGFMKPLTEAFLQQKFSHFKDIKSIFVPTNPLSQRLSKYCYLKFLSPDSAAAAADYIQAHGGLRSLKALTSCHLHHWLQTAASFAASHKQSTQEIPPEKDHMEIIKDMDRKINRLYERLLENTLCVILFPGSSSINASLPGFGLMGIKTDHL, encoded by the exons ATGAGTGAGGACAGGGCTCTGAATCAGTGTAAAAGACCACTCAATAATGAAGAAAAGGGAACACACtccaagaagagaagaaaggagaTTAAAATGAACTCTGTGAAAACCAATGAACATAAAATGAAG AAAGTCCCCAGATTGTCGCCTGCGTTATTTTGTAACAACTGTGAAGTTCACCATGGACACTTGCACCAACTCCTGAAGTATGCCGTGCTTGGAAATGAGGGCAGTGTTGCACAGGCAAG GCCACCTCCTCCCTGTGATTTTATTGCTTCTCTTGTTGGGTTGAATAAAGAAGAAATAGATTCAAATCATTTGCACAACAGTATACAAG GTCCTGCTGACCAGCACTGTAACTTCTCACCCAGCCCATTACATGACGCCATACTACGGAAATATGGACATAAAAggcatggtctgaccaggtaTCTGCTCTCTGAGGAGGAGATGAGGAAAAATGATTATCCGTTTGTAG GCTCCTCAGATACAGGAAACTTCGTACATTTCAGCTGTGCAGGAGAGCCTACTGACGACAGCCCTCTATTTGGACTGGATTGTGAAATG TGCTTGACCAGCAAAGGGGATGAGTTGACCAGAGTCTCATTAGTAGATGCCAGTGGTAACTCTATAATGGACGAACTGGTAAAGCCAGACAATCCCATTTTGAACTACAAGACCAG GTTTTCGGGAATTACCAGGAAGATGCTTCTTCCAGTGAAGACAAAATTAAAGGACGTGCAGCACAAATTAAGAAGACTTCTCCCTCCAGATGCTGTGTTGGTGGGTCACTCCTTACATAATGACCTCCAAGCTCTGCAA ATGATCCATCCAAATGTAATTGACACATCACTGCTTTTTGCACGATCCTTTGGAAGGAAGTTTAAATTAAAGTTCCTGACACAAGCAGTTCTAAA GAGAGAGATTCAGTGTGACGATGCCGCTGGGCATAATCCCTCAGAGGATGCTGCTGCTGCCTTGCAGTTGGCTCAGTATTTTATTGAGCATGGACCGGAGAAG GTTGCACAACTTAATCTAGAGGACATCTTTATAGATGCATATAATCTGCAAAGCCCCCCGGCAGGCAGCAATAACATTTCCGAGAGTAAACTGAATGGGTTCACCCCTCCCCTACATTCCGAACACCCTGG GCTTGCAGATTCATTGGAAAAAGAAGGCAGAAAGATAGTTTACATTGCCGAATTGGAAAGTGTGAAGAAGAATCTAATTCCTCCAAGACTGTTGAAGAATATTTTCTGTACTTCAGATGAGGAG GTCCTGGAGAAAGCCTCCAGTGTTGTTCCCCTGTCTCCAGTCAGTATAGTTAAGTTCCAGCCTGGAAGTATTTTCAGTGAATTCAGTGTGGACACCAATGAAAAA GTAAGATGCAAGTTTGAGGAAATGATGACTGTGTTTGCTCGACCCTTCAAGAGCGGTATGTGCCTGAAATCTGTGAAAAGGCATTTCCAGAACTGCGGTCCTATCCACTCGCTGTGTATTGTATCAGATGCTGGTCAG CCTTATGTCTGCATTAAGTACAGTGTCCTGGAAGCTGCTCAGCTGGCTGTGGACCTTCTGGATGGCACATACATTGATGGCTGCTGTATTACG GTTCAGCGGTTGATTAGCAGTAGGACACCTGATTTCGAGGCCATTTTAAAAGAGATGGAAGAAGATCCAGAAAACAAAGACACAATTTATGTTGCTGGATTTATGAAACCCTTAACAGAGGCATTTCTTCAGCAAAAGTTCAGCCATTTTAAAgacatcaaatcaatatttgtacCGACAAATCCTCTGAGCCAACGATTATCAAAATACTGTTACTTAA aatTCCTCAGCCCCGATAGCGCTGCTGCAGCAGCGGATTATATACAGGCGCACGGTGGATTAAGGAGTCTAAAAGCGCTCACCTCCTGCCACTTACATCACTGGCTACAGACAGCTGCGTCCTTCGCTGCTTCACACAAACAATCTACACAGGAAATCCCACCCGAG
- the ERI2 gene encoding ERI1 exoribonuclease 2 isoform X1 — protein MTTKQLAKQLGLIRRSSKLSLNAKGPGSPKCKQYFEYLIIIDFESTCWKDAKCYGQEIIEFPAVLLNTANGVIESEFQTYVQPQEHPILSEFCTELTGIKQQQVDDGVPLKICLSQFSSWIKKLQKEKSIIFPSVLPAPSSSEQKMCGFVTWSDWDLGVCLLYECRRKQLRKPDILNCWIDLRLTYKLFYNRKPKGLNGALQDVGIEFSGREHSGLDDSRNTARLAWRMICDRCVMKITKSLDKVLPKISSERAKTLVPAQDRKCGQSDINQASTITMDKDDQQNVKNDPTTTHSDITCNHKTLQPHSPDNQNKNGVGQQEETSGGVQRQQPQTLINGLSTTLGYGNKYRFSILNSVGSLQNGKQFGAFASTPMGHSPHGQVLLSTTVVSVNDVSTLDLGSSSDLSILADWEEAAVIEDSQNQSVGSTELEEPVLVPVDSPLTSILMFKSDQENCNGCPLMKNAGYQPADPKSKSVVYKSPDTTIYNVNTKKQMCNGSAFKLPSALGNKSNTNVSANGQTRKMSTVLDYFPKRKLSSVSFYSPPKKLPFTVHEDDCNHSLPVYTRGSRVVPCTVLNSTVNLNSTIGATKMGPITAPMCKCGRRAKKCTVSNAGPNHGRVFYGCSVRKRYDENGKGCIYFKWEDTLLKEKSANSSVLLSTSGASSSNTSYFSMGSSASHKPFINLRPSMRT, from the exons ATGACGACAAAGCAGCTTGCAAA ACAGCTTGGACTGATTAGGAGAAGCTCCAAATTGTCTCTGAATGCTAAAGGCCCCGGCAGCCCCAAATGTA AACAATATTTTGAATACTTGATTATCATTGACTTTGAGTCGACATGCTGGAAAGATGCTAAATGTTATGGACAAGAAATCA TTGAATTTCCTGCAGTTTTATTAAACACCGCCAATGGAGTGATTGAGTCAGAATTTCAAACTTACGTACAGCCGCAGGAGCACCCGATTCTTTCTGAGTTCTGTACAGAACTTACAGGAATAAAGCAG cAACAAGTGGATGATGGGGTTCCTTTAAAGATTTGCTTATCCCAGTTTTCCAGCTGGATTAAAAAGCTCCAAAAGGAAAAAAGCATCATTTTCCCAAGTGTCCTACCAGCCCCTTCTTCCTCGGAGCAGAAGATGTGTGGGTTTGTCACTTGGTCAG ACTGGGATCTGGGGGTTTGTTTGCTGTATGAATGTAGAAGAAAACAGCTGAGGAAACCGGACATTCTGAACTGCTGGATTGATCTCCGGCTCACATACAAG CTATTCTACAATCGTAAACCAAAAGGATTGAATGGCGCTTTACAAGATGTTGGCATTGAATTCTCAGGAAGGGAACACTCTG GTCTGGATGATTCCCGGAACACAGCAAGGCTTGCTTGGAGAATGATCTGTGATAGATGTGTAATGAAAATAACTAAATCTTTAGATAAG GTACTCCCCAAAATTTCATCTGAAAGAGCCAAGACGTTAGTGCCAGCACAAGATCGTAAATGCGGACAAAGTGACATCAATCAGGCTTCAACTATAACTATGGATAAAGATGAccagcaaaatgtaaaaaatgatccAACTACTACACATTCAGACATAACCTGTAatcacaaaactctgcagcctCATTCCCCTGACAACCAAAATAAGAACGGTGTCGGGCAACAAGAAGAAACATCTGGTGGTGTACAAAGGCAGCAACCACAGACTCTAATAAATGGACTTTCTACTACACTTGGTTATGGTAATAAATATAGGTTTTCCATCCTAAATTCAGTTGGCTCCCTACAAAATGGAAAACAATTTGGAGCATTTGCATCTACACCCATGGGTCATTCCCCACACGGTCAAGTTTTACTCTCTACGACTGTTGTGTCTGTGAATGATGTGTCTACTCTGGATCTAGGCTCCAGTTCGGACTTGTCTATTTTGGCTGACTGGGAAGAAGCAGCTGTTATAGAGGATTCCCAAAATCAAAGTGTTGGATCTACTGAACTGGAGGAACCTGTTCTGGTACCAGTGGATTCACCATTGAccagtatattaatgtttaaaaGTGATCAGGAAAACTGTAATGGATGTCCACTGATGAAAAATGCTGGATATCAACCTGCAGATCCCAAGTCTAAATCTGTTGTTTACAAAAGTCCAGACACCACAATTTATAATGTTAATACAAAGAAGCAGATGTGTAATGGTTCGGCCTTTAAATTACCCAGTGCTTTGGGAAACAAATCGAATACGAATGTCTCAGCTAACGGTCAGACAAGAAAAATGTCTACAGTATTGGATTACTTTCCAAAGAGGAAACTTTCTAGTGTAAGCTTTTACTCCCCACCAAAGAAACTTCCCTTTACCGTACATGAAGATGACTGCAACCACTCTTTACCTGTGTATACTCGTGGCTCTCGTGTGGTCCCATGCACAGTTTTAAATTCTACGGTTAACTTGAACAGCACCATTGGGGCAACAAAGATGGGCCCTATTACAGCCCCAATGTGCAAATGTGGTAGAAGGGCCAAGAAGTGTACTGTGTCTAATGCAGGCCCAAACCACGGCAGGGTTTTCTACGGCTGCTCCGTACGAAAGAGATATGATGAGAACGGGAAAGGTTGTATATATTTCAAATGGGAGGATACACTTCTGAAGGAGAAGTCTGCCAACTCTTCAGTCCTGCTGTCCACCAGTGGGGCGTCTTCCTCCAATACAAGTTATTTTTCTATGGGATCTTCTGCTTCTCACAAACCGTTTATCAATCTAAGGCCGTCAATGAGAACATAG
- the ERI2 gene encoding ERI1 exoribonuclease 2 isoform X2: MLNVMDKKSQQVDDGVPLKICLSQFSSWIKKLQKEKSIIFPSVLPAPSSSEQKMCGFVTWSDWDLGVCLLYECRRKQLRKPDILNCWIDLRLTYKLFYNRKPKGLNGALQDVGIEFSGREHSGLDDSRNTARLAWRMICDRCVMKITKSLDKVLPKISSERAKTLVPAQDRKCGQSDINQASTITMDKDDQQNVKNDPTTTHSDITCNHKTLQPHSPDNQNKNGVGQQEETSGGVQRQQPQTLINGLSTTLGYGNKYRFSILNSVGSLQNGKQFGAFASTPMGHSPHGQVLLSTTVVSVNDVSTLDLGSSSDLSILADWEEAAVIEDSQNQSVGSTELEEPVLVPVDSPLTSILMFKSDQENCNGCPLMKNAGYQPADPKSKSVVYKSPDTTIYNVNTKKQMCNGSAFKLPSALGNKSNTNVSANGQTRKMSTVLDYFPKRKLSSVSFYSPPKKLPFTVHEDDCNHSLPVYTRGSRVVPCTVLNSTVNLNSTIGATKMGPITAPMCKCGRRAKKCTVSNAGPNHGRVFYGCSVRKRYDENGKGCIYFKWEDTLLKEKSANSSVLLSTSGASSSNTSYFSMGSSASHKPFINLRPSMRT, encoded by the exons ATGCTAAATGTTATGGACAAGAAATCA cAACAAGTGGATGATGGGGTTCCTTTAAAGATTTGCTTATCCCAGTTTTCCAGCTGGATTAAAAAGCTCCAAAAGGAAAAAAGCATCATTTTCCCAAGTGTCCTACCAGCCCCTTCTTCCTCGGAGCAGAAGATGTGTGGGTTTGTCACTTGGTCAG ACTGGGATCTGGGGGTTTGTTTGCTGTATGAATGTAGAAGAAAACAGCTGAGGAAACCGGACATTCTGAACTGCTGGATTGATCTCCGGCTCACATACAAG CTATTCTACAATCGTAAACCAAAAGGATTGAATGGCGCTTTACAAGATGTTGGCATTGAATTCTCAGGAAGGGAACACTCTG GTCTGGATGATTCCCGGAACACAGCAAGGCTTGCTTGGAGAATGATCTGTGATAGATGTGTAATGAAAATAACTAAATCTTTAGATAAG GTACTCCCCAAAATTTCATCTGAAAGAGCCAAGACGTTAGTGCCAGCACAAGATCGTAAATGCGGACAAAGTGACATCAATCAGGCTTCAACTATAACTATGGATAAAGATGAccagcaaaatgtaaaaaatgatccAACTACTACACATTCAGACATAACCTGTAatcacaaaactctgcagcctCATTCCCCTGACAACCAAAATAAGAACGGTGTCGGGCAACAAGAAGAAACATCTGGTGGTGTACAAAGGCAGCAACCACAGACTCTAATAAATGGACTTTCTACTACACTTGGTTATGGTAATAAATATAGGTTTTCCATCCTAAATTCAGTTGGCTCCCTACAAAATGGAAAACAATTTGGAGCATTTGCATCTACACCCATGGGTCATTCCCCACACGGTCAAGTTTTACTCTCTACGACTGTTGTGTCTGTGAATGATGTGTCTACTCTGGATCTAGGCTCCAGTTCGGACTTGTCTATTTTGGCTGACTGGGAAGAAGCAGCTGTTATAGAGGATTCCCAAAATCAAAGTGTTGGATCTACTGAACTGGAGGAACCTGTTCTGGTACCAGTGGATTCACCATTGAccagtatattaatgtttaaaaGTGATCAGGAAAACTGTAATGGATGTCCACTGATGAAAAATGCTGGATATCAACCTGCAGATCCCAAGTCTAAATCTGTTGTTTACAAAAGTCCAGACACCACAATTTATAATGTTAATACAAAGAAGCAGATGTGTAATGGTTCGGCCTTTAAATTACCCAGTGCTTTGGGAAACAAATCGAATACGAATGTCTCAGCTAACGGTCAGACAAGAAAAATGTCTACAGTATTGGATTACTTTCCAAAGAGGAAACTTTCTAGTGTAAGCTTTTACTCCCCACCAAAGAAACTTCCCTTTACCGTACATGAAGATGACTGCAACCACTCTTTACCTGTGTATACTCGTGGCTCTCGTGTGGTCCCATGCACAGTTTTAAATTCTACGGTTAACTTGAACAGCACCATTGGGGCAACAAAGATGGGCCCTATTACAGCCCCAATGTGCAAATGTGGTAGAAGGGCCAAGAAGTGTACTGTGTCTAATGCAGGCCCAAACCACGGCAGGGTTTTCTACGGCTGCTCCGTACGAAAGAGATATGATGAGAACGGGAAAGGTTGTATATATTTCAAATGGGAGGATACACTTCTGAAGGAGAAGTCTGCCAACTCTTCAGTCCTGCTGTCCACCAGTGGGGCGTCTTCCTCCAATACAAGTTATTTTTCTATGGGATCTTCTGCTTCTCACAAACCGTTTATCAATCTAAGGCCGTCAATGAGAACATAG